GCGGTGGAGTGGTAATTAGCGCTCCCATTGCCGGCATTCGGGAGACCGTGGGTGAGGAAGGCGCCATTCTTTTGGATGACGTGGAAAATCCTGCTGCCTTGGCTGACGCGGCGGGGAAAGTCCTGCGCAACCCGGAAGATTACCGGGGCATGCGGGAAAAAGCTCGGGAATTGGCCGTGTCTCGGTTCGATTGGCGTTTGCAGGCGGCCCAATTGGAACGTCTTTATTTTTCTTGTTTGGGGTATCGATAATGTGGGCCAGCCAGATGCAAGGTATTCGCCGCTATTGGTTGTTTGTACTGTTGGCAACGCTGCTGTTTGTATGGTCCATCGGCAATACGGTGGCACTACGTAACCTGTTGATCGGCCTCATCCTTCTGGGATTGCTCCCCCTGGCCAAGGCTAGTCTAGGCTATTTCAGAGAAATCAAAGCAGGGGCCCCCTGGGGATGGTTTCTGGCCGTCACCGCCTGGTTGGTGTTGCAAGCCCTGTTCATTTCTCCGGAAACAAACTGGGCCTTGACCAATATCCGGGGCCAATGGATTAAAGCCGCCCTTTGCCTGTTTCTGGGCTACGGGGTGGTCTTTTGGGGAAAGGAAAAAGGTTTCAGTCGGGGCACCCTTTGCCTGGTGGTGGCCGGAGCCTTGGGGGTGGAATGCCTGGCCCACGCCCTGGATTCTCTATGGCTGTGGTGGCAACAAGGCGTACCGCCCTTGTCCGTTTCCCGGGTGACCGGTTCCAAGGAACGGATCAGCTACGTCAATAATCTGTTCTTTTCCATTCTGGCGGCTGAGGTGGTGGCCCGTCTGAATGGCACACCGCGCCTGCTGCCCGTGAGCCGCAAATGGGTGGTATTCGGGTTGGTGGTGGTCTATTTCAATTCCTGGGTGATCGGCGCCAGAAATGGGGAAATCGGGGCCCTTGCCCTGACTGTTTCCGCCGCTTTTTTGGTTTTGATTGCCCAACGGCATCGTCTGGGAACGAAGCGTCTGGGGGCGGTACTGGCGGGATTGCTGGTCTTTCTTTCGGCTCTCGGTTACCTGGGTTACAAGAGCGATGGGCGGTGGAATACCTTGTGGGAGCAAGCCCAGATCGGTTGGCAGACCGATACCTACCGGTTTTGGCTGAATGCCCAAAAATATCCCCGGCCTTTGGATAGCGAGGGTCGGGAAGTCAGCCTGTCTAACTACCTGCGCATTGCCTGGATTAAGGAAGGGGTAAAAATCATCGCCGATACCCCCTGGGGGGTTGGCTACGGCCGTACCGCTTTTGGTCACGCTCTGGCCAAGCGTTACCCTGAGGACAATCCCCGTCTGGGTGCCCATTCCCATAGCGGCATTATCGACTGGACCATTGGCACCGGCTGGCTTGGCCTGATTTTGTGGCTGGGGTTTGTCGGGGTAGGGATGAAACAGGGGGTGAAGAAATATGTGGCCTGGTCCGATCCGGCGGCCTTGATGCTGCTGTTTGTGGTGACCGGGTATTTCTCCCGTTCCCTGGTGGATAGCAATATTCGGGACCACATGCTGGAGCAGTTCATGTTCCTCTATGGGTTCTTCTATGCCCTGTGTTGTTGGGGGCTGGAGGCTCCCCTGGCTGTGACAGGGGCGAAGGACACCCATGAGTGAGCCGATTGCCGCAAGCGTAATGGCCTCCTTATTGCCCCACGCCAAAGTTCTGGTCATCCGTAAAGACAATATCGGGGACCTGGTGTGTACCACCCCCATGATTCGCGCCCTGCGCCAGCATTTTCCCCACATTCATCTGGCAGCTTTAGTGAACAGCTATAACGGGCCGGTGCTGCGAGGGAATCCGGATCTGGATGCGGTGCATGTCTACACCAAGGCCAAGCATCGCCAGGCCGATGAGTCTCTATTGGGGGTTTATTGGCGGCGTTTGGCCTTGATGGGGCGCTTACGCTGGCTGGACTATGACTTGGCCATCCTGGCCAACTGTTCCTTCGTTGCCTCCTCCCTGGGGCTGGCGCGACAGATGGGCCCTAAACGTATCCTGGGGTTTTCCAACGGCAGCAATCCCCGTCTGGAAGCTCGGCTCACGGACCCGGTGCCCTACCATCCCGATCCCCAGGAACACGAAGTAGAACGTTTGGCAAAGCTCCTGGTGCCTCTGGGCATTCCCGAGCCCATGCCCGCAGCCCGGGTGTATGCGGATGAAGCCCTCTTGTTGCGGCAGCGGGAACGCCTGAACGAAGCCTGGGGCTCGTTTCCCCGACCGCCGATAGCCATCCATATCAGCGCCCGCAAGGTTCCCCAGCGTTGGCCGGCGGAACGCTTCGTCGCACTGATGCGGGCTCTGTACCAGGAGCGGGGGGAGCGTTTCATGCTCTTCTGGTCCCCGGGGGAGGAAAACAACCCTTTGCATCCGGGGGATGACGGCAAGGCCCGGGAAATACTGGCGGCCTTGTCGGACGTTCCGGTGCAGCCCTGTCCCACGGCCCGTTTGGAAGAATTGATTGCTGGCCTGGCCTGCTGCGGCGCCATGGTCTGCTCCGATGGCGGAGCCATGCACCTGGGGGCCGGGTTGGGCCTGCCCATCGTCTGCTTTTTTGGCAATTCGGATGCCCGCAAATGGCATCCCTGGGGCGTACCCTACGAGTTACTCCAGGCGGATAGCCAGGACGTCAATGACATTTCCGTGGCCCAGGCCCTGGAGGCCTATAGTCGGTTGCAGGGACGCCTGGCTTAAAACAGGCGCTGCATCACCCAGGCCACCCCTACTCCCACCAGGATGCCCGCGCCGATTTCTACCCGGCTGTGCCCCATCCGTTCCCGTAGGGGGGTGTCGCTCTCCGGGGTGAGCCGGTTGATGGCGGCGGCTTGTTTGCCCACCTGACGGCGCAGGCTGTTGGCGTCCAGCATGACGATGAAGGCCAGGGTCAGTGCAACGCCAAAGGCGGGGTGCTGGATGCCTTCCTTGAAGGCGATGAGGGCGGCGGTGCTACTCACGATGGCGCTGTGATTGCTGGGCAGGCCGCCGTAACCGATCAGGCCGAAGGCAAGCCGTCCGGACTTGATGCTGTTGATGCAGAATTTCAGGCCGCCGGCGATAAGCCAGGCAAGGAAGGGCGTCAGGGCATAGGCCACGGCAGGGTTCCTCTTTTTTGGGGGCGGGGGACTATTCGTCCCGGGGGGAATATTCTTCGACGGCCGCCTTCAGGGCTGCCTTCAGGGGGGCCGGGGTGTGGCCATTGCAGGCGCCGTCCACCCGTTCCAGCAGGGGGACCAGTTGTTGCCAGGACAGCATGTGTTCTTGCAGGCGCAGGATGCGGGGATGACGGGTAGGCTGTACATCGCCGCCGATCAGCAACTCTTCGTAGAGCTTTTCCCCGGGGCGCAGGCCGGTAATGCGGATTTCGATGTCCCCGTCCGGGCATTGGGCGTCCCGTACCGCCAGACCGGAGAGGTGCACCATGCGCCGGGCCAGATCCAGAATGCGCACCGGGTCTCCCATATCTAGCACAAACACCTCGCCACCTGCCGCCAGGGCGCTGGCTTGGATGACCAGCTGGGCGGCTTCCGGGATGGTCATGAAAAAGCGGGTAATGTCCGGGTGGGTCAGGGTAATGGGGCCACCGGCCTTGATCTGGCGCCGGAACAGGGGCACCACGGAGCCGGAGGAGCCGAGGACGTTGCCGAAACGCACCATGGTGAAACAGGTCTGGCCGCCTTCCGCCGCCAGGGCTTGAAGCACCAGTTCCGCGAGGCGCTTGCTGGCCCCCATCACATTGGTGGGGCGCACCGCCTTGTCCGTAGAAATGAGCACAAAGGTTTCCACCCTGGCGCTCTGGGCGGCCCGGGCCATACGCAGGGTGCCCTGGACGTTGTTGCGCACCCCGGCGGCCGGATTGTGTTCCACGATGGGCACATGCTTGTAGGCTGCCGCGTGATAGACCGTGGCCACCTCGTACTGGCGCAGCAGGTCAGTCATGCGCTCCTGATCCAGGGCCGAGCCCAGCACCGGTACCAGTTCCAGGGCGGAGTTGCCCGTTTTGGCCCGCCAGGCTTGCAGTTCCTGATCGATGGCATAGAGGGCGTATTCACTCAATTCCAACAGCACCAGACGGCGGGGCGCCAGGGCGGCGATCTGGCGGCAGAGCTCGCTGCCGATGGAGCCGCCGGCCCCGGTCACCAGCACCGACTTGCCCGTTACCCGGCGGGTCAGCAAGCCTTGGTCCGGCACGATGGGTTCCCGCCCCAGTAGATCTTCGATATCCACCTCCCGCAGCATGGACACATCCACCTTGCCGCTGGCTAGTTCAGCCAGACTGGGCATGGTTTTCAGGGTGATTCCCAGGGGTTCCAGGCGTTGCAGAATGGTGCTGATGGTGGCCCGGGGGGCAGACGGCATGGCCAGTAGAATCTGGCCAATATCCTTGTCCGCCACCACTTTGGCGATGTCCTCTGGGCTATACACCTTGGCCCCCGCGATTCGGGCGCCTTGAATGTCCTTTTTGTCGTCAAAAAAGGCAATCACCTGATATTCGTTGCCAGAAGCAAAGGCCAGGGCCAGTTGGGCTCCCGCATTGCCCGCTCCGTAGATGGCTACTTTGCGCCGGTCCCGCCGGTGCCGGTCCAGGCGCAGCAAATAGCTACGGGCCAGGAAACGGCTGGCGCCTACATAGAGAATGGCAAGGCACCAGTAAATGCCGAAGACGCCACGGGAAAGCCCCTGGGTGTGGGTCAGGGCGGCCAGGGACATGAGCATGAGGACCGAGGCGGTGACTCCGGAAACCACGGTAAGTAGCGCCTTGTCCCCCATGAAGCGCACCACCGCATGGTAGAGCCCCAAAACCACGAATACGGGCACGGCGAAGAGGGGCGCGGCCAGGGTCAGCATGCCGTACCCGGCCACGTCGGCATGAAATGAATCGAAGCGGAGTACCTCGGCGCTCCAGAAGGCCAGGGGGAGCAGAATGAGATCCGCCACCACCACCGCGCCCCGCTTCCAGAAACGGGGCCAGGAAAGGATACGGTCGTGGAGTTGCTGCAGGAGTTGGGGGACCAGGGTAGTCAACGGAAAAGGCACAGCTTGATGGTTTTGAGGATGATGGCGATATCGCCCCAGAAGCTTCGCTCCGCCACATAGCGGCGGTAGTGGGCCAATTTCACGGGGAGAATGTCTTCCACATAGGCTTTTTCCGGATCGGCGGCCCCGGAAAGGAGGCCATTTTCGTCTCGGAATTCAATGGAGGCAAGGTCGGTGATGCCGGGCCTGACGGATAAAACGATGCGCCGATCCTCTTCCGAATAGCATTGGACGTAACGGGGCACCTCGGGGCGAGGCCCTACCAGACTCATGGTCCCGACCAGCACGTCTAGGAGCTGGGGTAATTCGTCCAGCTTGTAACGCCGAATGAAGGCCCCACTATGGGTAATGCGGGGGTCCGCGCCCACGGTAATTTGCAGTCCCCGGGCTTCCGCGTCCGGTCCCATGCTGCGGAATTTATGGATGGCGAAGGGGACGCCCTGGCGTCCGACCCGGGTCTGGCGAAAAAACACCGGCCCGGGGGAATCCCATTTGATCCACAGCGCCAAAACGAGAAACAGGGGGCTAAGCAGCAATAACCCCAGGGCGGCGCAGACAAGGTCAAAAAGGCGTTTGCTCATGGGGCCAGCAGACTGCGGACAGCATCCACCACCCGTTCCACGTCCCCATCCCCCATGCGGGTGTAGATGGGCAGGCTGACCTCCCCTTCATAGAGCCGTTGGGTGTGGGGAAAATCCTCCGGTCGCAGCTGGTAGGTGTCCCGCCAGTAAGGATGCTGGTGCAGGGGAATGTAATGGACGCTGCACCCGATACACCGGTCAGCCATCCCCTGGATAAAGGCATCCCGCCCCAGGGGCGCTTCCGGCTTAAGACACAGGGCATAGAGGTGCCAGGCGTGGCGATCCCCGGTGGCGGCGTCCGGCGGCAGGATCACGGGCAGGTCGGCAAAGGCCTGGTGGTAATGCTGGGCAATGGCCTGGCGGCGTGCCTGAAAGGTCTCCACCTTGCGCAATTGGTGGATGCCCAGGGCGGCCGCCATGTCGGTCATGTTGTATTTGAACCCGGGGGCGATGACCTGATAGTGCCAGGCGGGTTTGCTGGAGCGGTAACGGTCAAAAGCATCCCGGTCGATACCGTGCAGGCGCATCACCCGGGCCCGCTTGGCAATTTCCGGATGACGGGTGACCAGCATGCCCCCCTCCCCGGTGGCCAGGGTTTTGGTGGCATAAAAGCTGAATACCGTGGCGTCACTGCCCAGGGTGCCAATCAATTGCCCACCACAGGTGGTGGGCAGGGCGTGTGCGGCGTCTTCCACCACTTTCAGCCCGTGCTTGCGGGCAATTTCCAGAATAGGGCCCATGTGGGTGCTGCGACCGGCGTAATGGACCGGAATAATGGCCTTGGTGGCCGGGGTGATGGCCGCTTCCAATAACCGGGGGTCCAGGCAATAGGTGGCCGGATCAATATCCACAAACCGGGGATGGGCCCCCATGTAGCGGATTACCTCCGCTGTGGCGGTAAAGGTGTGGGAGACGGTAATAACCTCGTCCCCTGGGCCGATCCCCAGGGCTTCCAATGCTAGATGCAGCCCAGCGGTTGCCGAGTTGACCGCAATTGCCTCCACATTGCCACCCAGATAGGCGGCGAAATCAGTTTCGAAACGCTTGGTCTTAGGCCCGGTGGTAATCCAGCCAGAGCGTAGGGAATCCACCACTTCATTGATTTCTTCGTCCCCGATATCCGGTACGGCGAAGGGGAGAAAAGCAGGAGTCGTCATAGGAAAATTCAATCAACCGCCCGAAGGCGAAACTAGCGGGAAAGCCCAATGTTAACCGCCCCGGCCTGGCGGTGCTTGCGCCGAATGGCAAAATCCACAATACCGCGCAGGTAGCCCCAGCCATAGGCCAGATGGGCGGTGAGAAAACCGCGAAACAGCCAGGGCACCAAGGATAACCCCCTTTCCCTGGCTAGCTTGAGGGAATAGCGCAGGTTCAAGGCACTGTGGGCCACTACCATGGCCCCCCAGAGATACCAAAGCGGTGCCCAGACCAGTCCGGCCAGGGGCAGACCGAGCAAGGCCATCACAAACAGGGGCGGAGCGAACTGCCGAAGCGTCGCCGGTTTGCCAACCACCAGGCCCACCAGGGGCTTGAAATAGCCGTACTGGTAGAGCATGGTGGCCATTTTCCCCATACGCTCTCTAGCGTAGTAGTCGATGCGAATGCCGGGAATCAGATAGATTTTTCCCCCATGCCGCTTGAGGCGGGCATTCAACTCATCGTCCTGATTGCGGGTAAAGCGCTCGTCGTAAAGGCCAATGCGTTCGAAAACTTCCCGCCGGTAACAGCCGAAAGGCACCGTGTCCACTTCCATGGGGGCATCAATACCCAGCCGGTAGTGGGCATTGCCAATGCCAAAGGGATGAGAAAGGACGGCGGCTACGGCCTGGGCCTCCCGGGTATGGGCCCCGGGATGGGTGATCCATACCCCCCCCACGTTATCCGCCTGTAATTTCTCCAGCCACTCCACCAATAGGGGGATGTAGTGCCGATCATAGTGGGCATGGGCATCCATGCGGATAATGACCTCCCCTTTCGCGGCCCGAATGCCGATATTCATGGCGTAGGGCACGGTGCGGTGGGGGTTATCCAACAGGCGGATGAGGGGGGTGGCTTCGCTTGCCTTGCTTACCCGGGACCGGGTATCGTCCTCGCTTTGCCCATCTACCACCAGAATTTCCAGTTTTTCCCGGGGATAGTCGTTATCCAGAATGGAACCTAGACATGCTTCAATAAACCGGGACTCATTCCGGGCGGGGATGATGACGGACACAAAGGGTAGAGGCATGCGGGGGAGAGGTAATCAGCGGTAGATTGACGCCATATTCTACTATTTACAAGGCTCTCGAGGGGGCGCTGATCTGATTTGAACTGTATGAATACATCAAATAAAAATCTTGATATAGAAGTTTTGCGGGGGTTCGCAATTCTGTTTGTTCTGTTCCACCATAGGGTTTGGTTGCTGCCCGGTGGGAAATGGGCGTACCTAGATAACTACATTACATTTTGGGGCGGCGTTGATTTATTCCTGGTTATTTCTGGTTTTGTGATTGGTAGAGGGCTACTAAAGAATTGGCAAAGAGCAGAAACGCCGATTGTATTTATGTGCCAAATGGGAGCCTTTTGGATTCGGCGAGCATGGCGAATATGGCCTATTGCCAGCCTGTGGATGCTTATTCCATTAATTGGCAGCATCCTTTTTGGGCAAGAGCTGTGGGGAAAGGTTGCTCCAAATATTACGACGGTGGCATCAATTTTGACGGGGACGCAAAATGTTCATGCATATCTGGGGGAGAATGGCTTCGTTGACAGGGGATCGCTAGCTTACGTGCCCTACTGGAGCCTATCTCTGGAGGAACAATTCTATTTGCTATTCCCGGTAATACTTTTTGCTCTGATGGGGGGGCGAAAGCGTTTGCTGGCTCCAATTCTGATTCTTTTGATCGCCTTGCAATTATTTGCTCCTCGGGCGGTATGGTCCTTGGCCTGGGCCTTGCGGAGCGATGCGCTGTTGTTTGGGGTGTTAATTGCCTATAGTTTGCATAACCAGAATATTAGGAAAATATGGGAGCCGACATTCTTGGATAACTCCCCCCTGCGTTGGGTGATTCTTCCTGCCATATTAATTTTGATTGCAATATATTCTGCGGGTAAGGTTGTGCCTTTTTCGACGGGCGCGGTGGCCCTGTTATCGGCAATTTTGGTTTGGATTGCGTCTTATAATAAATCTTACCTATTTCCTTTGGGTGTATTGAAAAAGGTGTTGGTCTATGTGGGGGGGCGTTCCTATTCAATTTACTTGGTGCATATGAATGTTTTTTTTGCTACGCGGGAACTCTGGTCACATCTGCTTCCCCCGGGGGTTGAGGCTGATGGCCGCTATACGCTACGATTTTTGGTAACTGCGATACCCTTGGTTTTTGTTTTGTCCGAAATAAGCTATCGGTTTGTAGAAACGCCCCTTCGAGAAAAGGGCAGAAAAATAGCCGAAAGTTACCTGTCTAGGCATCTTCCGGCTCTTGTGGCGGATAAGTGACGAATCAGTTTTTATATATTGATGAGTTTTTTTGGTACGTGGTAAAAATGAAAAACTGGAACAGCGCTGCAAATAAAGGAACTAGCTCGTTATAAATTCGCAACTCTACGAAGTTTCCAGTCCACAATAAAATTCCCAACGCGGGAATGGTGGCGATACATAGCCATTTTAAGGAAGAGGGAAGCGCACGAAACACGAAGGGCAGCCAAAAAATCGCGCCGCAGCCAATAAGCAGGGCCTGAACACGGTAGTTGGCGTCGTGTTTTAGAGAAATAAGATTATATAAAAAACGCGCCTGCCCTTCGTAGCTGACAGAGGCATTATCGTTAACTCCGGAGCCTAACCAGTGGTTAATTAATAAACGGCAAACGATAAAAGTTGCAACTATGCCAGCCATAATGGCAACCCGCTTATTTAATAGGGCTTGCTTGCGATAAAAATAGTTGTAGGCGAATGCATGTAATAGAGCAATTACCAAGGTTTCCCGACTCAGAAAACCAATCAATATGATAAGAGGGGCGTAGAGCGGAATACGCTTCTCTTCCGTCAATGTGTTAAATGCGTAAAAATAAAACAAAATTGAAGGAAGGTCGTACAGGTAATACACGTTTAGGGAACGGGGAAGACAATAGTGGGAAAGTAGTACCAGAAATAGCACCAAGCAGGTAATTTCACGATGCCCTACGACTGCATGGGTCGAGGGTAGAATTTTTTTGACGAATTTTTCCTGCTGTATAAAAATCGCCATCACGAGAGGGACGGCGAACAGAAAATGAAAGTTTTTTGCGTCAAGTTGCTGTAACGAAAAAACTCCTCGTAAAAGCAAAGGTAGGATAAATCTAAATTTGAACGGGGGGTCGGCATCGAACGTTGCCAGAGCAGAAACTGTGGCGGCGGTGTTGATGCCGGCTACTTTTATGTATATGGCGGTGAATAAAATAGAGAATAAAACGATTAACCGATTCGGCAGATTCGCAGAAATGGCGGTTTTTAACTCTATGAAACTAATTCGCGTCATGGGTCAGTTGCTTTAATGTGAGAATAATATCGCTTGCCGAAATACTACGCATACACCGATTTTCGTAGGGACAGGAATAAAAATTGGGGGTTTCGTAGCAGGGCATGCAATCTAAATGGTCTCGGCTGCGCAGCACAAATCCCCTGGAAGTCCAAGGCTTAGTGCTATTGACGTCCGTAGGCCCAGCCAAGGTGATTACCGGCAAATCAACGGCTGTTGCTAGGTGACCATAACCACTATCCCCTGCAATGAGGGCATTGCCCCGGGCAAGTACGGCTAATATTTCTCCAACCCCTTCTATTTTTAAGTTGCGGGCACTTGGGGTTTCTGGAAATAGGGGGATCAAATTCACCTCGTCTGGACCAAATACTCTAATAATTTTCCAGGCGCCACTCCAATGGCTTACCCCTTCCTCTACAGATTTAAGCACTAACGGATCAGGGCGTTTAGTGGCGCTTTGTTGGGCGCTGGAGCCGGGATGGATAATCAATAGGGGGCTATTCCCCAGCCATGCTGTTAACCCATCGCTATCCGGGAAAGAAGGCAAGTAACCCCGAGGAATGCGGGGAATAGGCCAGGATTCGGGAGAGATGTTTTCTTGGATTCCCACCAATCCGAGGTTGCGTTGAACCCGGTGGCCCGGCCGGGGCACATGACATTTCACCCCCAGCATGGCTAGGATGGGATTTATTCCCTCCCAATGCACGTCTGGAATGCCTGCCAGTAGGGAGAGCAAAAGAGGGTAGAGTGGGCTGATCCCCACCCCTAAATAGGCGGATTTATATTTATAGCGCCTTAAGTTGAGAAAGAATTTGAAAATATAGCCAGGAGATTTCCGTTTGTGGTCAAAGGTAATGACGGTGGATTGGGGGCGCAGCAGGGATAAAAAT
This sequence is a window from Azospira inquinata. Protein-coding genes within it:
- a CDS encoding glycosyltransferase family 9 protein, with amino-acid sequence MDTAIPRLYPDGATIDFFCGNAGAAEFLSLLRPQSTVITFDHKRKSPGYIFKFFLNLRRYKYKSAYLGVGISPLYPLLLSLLAGIPDVHWEGINPILAMLGVKCHVPRPGHRVQRNLGLVGIQENISPESWPIPRIPRGYLPSFPDSDGLTAWLGNSPLLIIHPGSSAQQSATKRPDPLVLKSVEEGVSHWSGAWKIIRVFGPDEVNLIPLFPETPSARNLKIEGVGEILAVLARGNALIAGDSGYGHLATAVDLPVITLAGPTDVNSTKPWTSRGFVLRSRDHLDCMPCYETPNFYSCPYENRCMRSISASDIILTLKQLTHDAN
- a CDS encoding polysaccharide biosynthesis protein translates to MTTLVPQLLQQLHDRILSWPRFWKRGAVVVADLILLPLAFWSAEVLRFDSFHADVAGYGMLTLAAPLFAVPVFVVLGLYHAVVRFMGDKALLTVVSGVTASVLMLMSLAALTHTQGLSRGVFGIYWCLAILYVGASRFLARSYLLRLDRHRRDRRKVAIYGAGNAGAQLALAFASGNEYQVIAFFDDKKDIQGARIAGAKVYSPEDIAKVVADKDIGQILLAMPSAPRATISTILQRLEPLGITLKTMPSLAELASGKVDVSMLREVDIEDLLGREPIVPDQGLLTRRVTGKSVLVTGAGGSIGSELCRQIAALAPRRLVLLELSEYALYAIDQELQAWRAKTGNSALELVPVLGSALDQERMTDLLRQYEVATVYHAAAYKHVPIVEHNPAAGVRNNVQGTLRMARAAQSARVETFVLISTDKAVRPTNVMGASKRLAELVLQALAAEGGQTCFTMVRFGNVLGSSGSVVPLFRRQIKAGGPITLTHPDITRFFMTIPEAAQLVIQASALAAGGEVFVLDMGDPVRILDLARRMVHLSGLAVRDAQCPDGDIEIRITGLRPGEKLYEELLIGGDVQPTRHPRILRLQEHMLSWQQLVPLLERVDGACNGHTPAPLKAALKAAVEEYSPRDE
- a CDS encoding acyltransferase family protein; amino-acid sequence: MNTSNKNLDIEVLRGFAILFVLFHHRVWLLPGGKWAYLDNYITFWGGVDLFLVISGFVIGRGLLKNWQRAETPIVFMCQMGAFWIRRAWRIWPIASLWMLIPLIGSILFGQELWGKVAPNITTVASILTGTQNVHAYLGENGFVDRGSLAYVPYWSLSLEEQFYLLFPVILFALMGGRKRLLAPILILLIALQLFAPRAVWSLAWALRSDALLFGVLIAYSLHNQNIRKIWEPTFLDNSPLRWVILPAILILIAIYSAGKVVPFSTGAVALLSAILVWIASYNKSYLFPLGVLKKVLVYVGGRSYSIYLVHMNVFFATRELWSHLLPPGVEADGRYTLRFLVTAIPLVFVLSEISYRFVETPLREKGRKIAESYLSRHLPALVADK
- a CDS encoding O-antigen ligase family protein: MQGIRRYWLFVLLATLLFVWSIGNTVALRNLLIGLILLGLLPLAKASLGYFREIKAGAPWGWFLAVTAWLVLQALFISPETNWALTNIRGQWIKAALCLFLGYGVVFWGKEKGFSRGTLCLVVAGALGVECLAHALDSLWLWWQQGVPPLSVSRVTGSKERISYVNNLFFSILAAEVVARLNGTPRLLPVSRKWVVFGLVVVYFNSWVIGARNGEIGALALTVSAAFLVLIAQRHRLGTKRLGAVLAGLLVFLSALGYLGYKSDGRWNTLWEQAQIGWQTDTYRFWLNAQKYPRPLDSEGREVSLSNYLRIAWIKEGVKIIADTPWGVGYGRTAFGHALAKRYPEDNPRLGAHSHSGIIDWTIGTGWLGLILWLGFVGVGMKQGVKKYVAWSDPAALMLLFVVTGYFSRSLVDSNIRDHMLEQFMFLYGFFYALCCWGLEAPLAVTGAKDTHE
- a CDS encoding glycosyltransferase family 9 protein, coding for MSEPIAASVMASLLPHAKVLVIRKDNIGDLVCTTPMIRALRQHFPHIHLAALVNSYNGPVLRGNPDLDAVHVYTKAKHRQADESLLGVYWRRLALMGRLRWLDYDLAILANCSFVASSLGLARQMGPKRILGFSNGSNPRLEARLTDPVPYHPDPQEHEVERLAKLLVPLGIPEPMPAARVYADEALLLRQRERLNEAWGSFPRPPIAIHISARKVPQRWPAERFVALMRALYQERGERFMLFWSPGEENNPLHPGDDGKAREILAALSDVPVQPCPTARLEELIAGLACCGAMVCSDGGAMHLGAGLGLPIVCFFGNSDARKWHPWGVPYELLQADSQDVNDISVAQALEAYSRLQGRLA
- a CDS encoding glycosyltransferase family 2 protein yields the protein MPLPFVSVIIPARNESRFIEACLGSILDNDYPREKLEILVVDGQSEDDTRSRVSKASEATPLIRLLDNPHRTVPYAMNIGIRAAKGEVIIRMDAHAHYDRHYIPLLVEWLEKLQADNVGGVWITHPGAHTREAQAVAAVLSHPFGIGNAHYRLGIDAPMEVDTVPFGCYRREVFERIGLYDERFTRNQDDELNARLKRHGGKIYLIPGIRIDYYARERMGKMATMLYQYGYFKPLVGLVVGKPATLRQFAPPLFVMALLGLPLAGLVWAPLWYLWGAMVVAHSALNLRYSLKLARERGLSLVPWLFRGFLTAHLAYGWGYLRGIVDFAIRRKHRQAGAVNIGLSR
- a CDS encoding DegT/DnrJ/EryC1/StrS family aminotransferase, with the translated sequence MTTPAFLPFAVPDIGDEEINEVVDSLRSGWITTGPKTKRFETDFAAYLGGNVEAIAVNSATAGLHLALEALGIGPGDEVITVSHTFTATAEVIRYMGAHPRFVDIDPATYCLDPRLLEAAITPATKAIIPVHYAGRSTHMGPILEIARKHGLKVVEDAAHALPTTCGGQLIGTLGSDATVFSFYATKTLATGEGGMLVTRHPEIAKRARVMRLHGIDRDAFDRYRSSKPAWHYQVIAPGFKYNMTDMAAALGIHQLRKVETFQARRQAIAQHYHQAFADLPVILPPDAATGDRHAWHLYALCLKPEAPLGRDAFIQGMADRCIGCSVHYIPLHQHPYWRDTYQLRPEDFPHTQRLYEGEVSLPIYTRMGDGDVERVVDAVRSLLAP
- a CDS encoding divergent PAP2 family protein; the encoded protein is MAYALTPFLAWLIAGGLKFCINSIKSGRLAFGLIGYGGLPSNHSAIVSSTAALIAFKEGIQHPAFGVALTLAFIVMLDANSLRRQVGKQAAAINRLTPESDTPLRERMGHSRVEIGAGILVGVGVAWVMQRLF
- a CDS encoding sugar transferase is translated as MSKRLFDLVCAALGLLLLSPLFLVLALWIKWDSPGPVFFRQTRVGRQGVPFAIHKFRSMGPDAEARGLQITVGADPRITHSGAFIRRYKLDELPQLLDVLVGTMSLVGPRPEVPRYVQCYSEEDRRIVLSVRPGITDLASIEFRDENGLLSGAADPEKAYVEDILPVKLAHYRRYVAERSFWGDIAIILKTIKLCLFR